In Bacillus rossius redtenbacheri isolate Brsri chromosome 9 unlocalized genomic scaffold, Brsri_v3 Brsri_v3_scf9_2, whole genome shotgun sequence, one DNA window encodes the following:
- the LOC134543136 gene encoding zinc finger protein 569-like isoform X6, with product MGKAKAGEQPVGKLCRLCGQLKDDVTPIFSAKGIRLQLCKKLEHLLRITVSKNDKLPKHVCDKCVVQLNMCDSMMEFFKQTQSSLEKVLNSESEDDEARVADEGTVPDVKPQTFEPSKSRIYKATEEPPESRLSIDPAKQSELRLSTEMAKTSELRLSKEFAELSELRLSKDSNEPEGSDMSDKQGTNNTEFDPATLDEDVLFAMHGMCVSLPIQCDFCEEMFDDLEEFDSHIANHKEQRVFSCQLCSNSYVSWSNLVAHRKACHGGSVLSCDQCSGRTHHPDLAPVNYGVKGFPVGCEECDEGFSSLVQLSRHYRVTVSHQLADASQQPDKDAMVGRRTRKMEGGSSKEYFACPICLEQFTQKIDYVAHLRQCDECSNKFASLLWHKGNHRQIKASICEGSNGVLTGPDSITKHRRGTKKIFRCNWCIKAFNQKEVLANHKKNHRYVKDYYCINCLASFAKLEMFQKHLKVFHPDPNSFLLCHICGKQVLVGTFLSHYCGCCSLRRREISDHRHQSLMCGVCLRVLASKGSLRKHSGLHDPSAKESRTCEVCGETVRETGNIILHARTHYGEEDGLLPESYQPILQRLKKFRLDRRRKREDLICEYCGKFYKNCTLLKLHVLRHTGQRPFKCSLCSNAFYTKNLLEIHIRSHSGERPYKCPFCSKAYTGPTALYIHRRSHSEVKPYTCSECNKVFAWKHFLKYHVRSHTKERPFSCSHCSKSFSHKQTWKRHITNAHTSKIKKISKKGQISNSFHKGSKNKVLVSGDQYQLPMDEQLTSLQLPRDDLLVGPDQYLLLNDDCLVDDVHKLTVDDLLACPNCNAVFKSDQELTVHCNELSCINVSVIGNEESNTNVQVVVLRPKDYEEEREPSSETVVNLVIL from the exons ATGGGGAAAGCAAAAGCGGGTGAACAGCCAGTCGGAAAGCTGTGTCGATTGTGTGGGCAGTTGAAGGATGATGTAACACCCATTTTCAGTGCTAAAGGAATCAGATTACAACTTTGCAAGAAACTTGAACATCTACTGCGAATTACG GTGTctaaaaatgacaaacttcccAAACATGTTTGTGACAAGTGTGTGGTGCAACTCAACATGTGTGACAGTATGATGGAATTTTTCAAACAGACCCAAAGTTCTCTGGAGAAGGTGCTCAATTCAGAGTCAGAAGATGATGAG GCACGTGTTGCTGATGAAGGGACAGTACCAGATGTCAAACCGCAGACGTTTGAACCATCTAAATCGAGGATATACAAAGCAACTGAAGAACCACCTGAATCAAGGCTGTCCATAGATCCTGCAAAACAATCTGAATTAAGGCTGTCCACAGAAATGGCAAAAACATCAGAATTAAGGTTATCCAAGGAATTTGCAGAGCTATCTGAGTTAAGGTTGTCCAAAGA ttCAAATGAACCTGAAGGCAGTGACATGTCAGACAAACAAGGTACAAACAATACTGAGTTCGACCCTGCAACTCTGGATGAAGATGTGCTGTTTGCAATGCATGGCATGTGTGTCTCTCTTCCGATCCAATGTGACTTCTGTGAAGAAATGTTTGACGACCTGGAGGAGTTTGATTCACACATTGCCAACCACAA AGAGCAGCGGGTGTTCTCGTGCCAGCTGTGCTCCAACTCGTACGTGTCGTGGAGCAACCTGGTGGCCCACCGCAAGGCCTGCCACGGCGGCAGCGTGCTGTCCTGCGACCAGTGCAGCGGCCGGACGCACCACCCTGACCTCGCCCCGGTCAACTACGGGGTGAAGGGCTTCCCCGTCGGCTGCGAGGAGTGCGACGAGGGCTTCAGCTCCCTGGTGCAGCTGTCCCGCCACTACAGGGTCACCGTCAGCCACCAGCTGGCCGACGCGTCGCAGCAGCCCGACAAG GATGCGATGGTTGGTCGGAGGACGAGAAAAATGGAGGGAGGATCATCAAAAGAATATTTTGCATGCCCAATTTGTTTGGAGCAGTTTACTCAGAAGATTGATTATGTGGCGCACTTGAGGCAGTGTGATGAATGCTCAAACAAGTTTGCAAGTTTGCTGTGGCACAAAGGCAACCACAGACAAATTAAAGCTAGTATTTGTGAAGGTAGCAACGGTGTCCTGACGGGCCCAGACAGCATTACAAAGCATAGACGTGGCACCAAGAAAATCTTTCGGTGTAACTGGTGCATTAAGGCTTTTAATCAAAAAGAAGTTTTGGCAAATCACAAGAAAAATCACCGTTATGTAAAAGACTACTATTGCATCAACTGTTTGGCCTCATTTGCCAAACTAGAAATGTTTCAAAAGCACCTGAAAGTCTTTCACCCTGACCCAAACTCATTCTTACTGTGTCATATTTGTGGAAAGCAAGTGCTTGTTGGGACTTTTTTGAGTCATTACTGTGGTTGCTGTAGCTTGAGAAGACGTGAGATATCTGACCACCGTCACCAATCCCTTATGTGTGGTGTGTGTTTGAGGGTTCTCGCCAGCAAAGGGTCTTTAAGGAAGCATAGTGGTCTCCACGATCCGAGCGCGAAAGAAAGTCGCACGTGCGAGGTATGTGGCGAAACTGTTCGTGAAACTGGCAATATTATTTTACATGCGAGGACTCATTATGGCGAAGAGGACGGTCTTCTTCCAGAAAGTTACCAACCGATCCTTCAAAGGCTAAAAAAATTCAGACTAGATCGTAGGCGGAAGCGAGAAGATTTGATTTGTGAGTACTGTGGCAAATTCTACAAAAACTGTACGTTGTTGAAGTTGCACGTGCTGCGTCACACAGGGCAACGGCCTTTCAAATGCAGTTTATGCAGTAATGCATTCTACACTAAGAATTTGCTGGAAATCCACATTCGCAGTCACTCTGGTGAACGTCCGTACAAGTGCCCTTTCTGCAGCAAGGCATATACCGGTCCTACGGCCCTTTACATACACAGACGCTCTCACAGCGAGGTAAAGCCTTACACCTGTTCGGAGTGCAATAAAGTGTTTGCGTGGAAGCACTTCCTCAAATATCACGTCCGCTCTCATACCAAAGAGCGGCCGTTCTCCTGCAGTCATTGCTCTAAATCTTTCTCTCATAAACAGACGTGGAAGAGGCACATTACAAATGCACACACTtcaaaaatcaagaaaattaGTAAAAAGGGCCAAATATCTAACTCTTTCCATAAAGGATCCAAAAATAAAGTTCTTGTTTCCGGTGACCAGTATCAGCTGCCAATGGATGAGCAATTGACCAGTCTTCAGCTGCCGAGAGATGATTTGCTGGTTGGTCCCGATCAATATCTACTGCTCAATGATGACTGTCTGGTGGATGATGTGCATAAACTGACTGTAGATGATCTGCTTGCTTGTCCCAATTGTAATGCGGTTTTCAAATCGGATCAAGAGCTGACAGTCCATTGCAATGAACTGAGTTGTATAAATGTTTCGGTCATAGGCAATGAAGAATCAAACACTAATGTACAGGTTGTCGTTTTGCGACCTAAGGATTATGAAGAAGAAAGAGAACCATCTTCTGAAACTGTAGTAAATCTTgtaatactttaa